In Gemmatimonadota bacterium, the sequence GAGAGTGTTTATGCGCGTGTGGAGCAAATGGAACAGCGTCCACATAAGAAAGGCGAGGATCTGGTCGATGATAGTCGCGAGGATTTTTGGACCAGTATTTTCAATTTTGAAAGTGGCGTGATCGGCACGTGGTCGTGGACGGTTAGCGCGCCGGGGAAGGGTTTTACACAACTCAATCTCACGGGGAGCAAGGGCACGATTGTGGAGCGCGATATTTTCCATCCGGCGGCGTCTCAGGCGCGCGGCGAGTGCCATTTTGTTGATGGCACGGCTTATGGCGTGTCCCAGCTTCAGGATATGTTTCTGGGTTCACTGAGTCAGGGCGAAAAGGATCGCCTCTTTCCCTATGGGCTGACCGATGGCATGGCGATTGAGTTATGGGATTTTATCGATGCTCTGAGTATTGGGCGCGATGTGGAAATCGATGCCGAAGAGGGGCTTAAGAGCAAGGCCGTGAGTGAGGCTATTTACGAGTCTGGGAAAAGCGGACAGGTCGTCCAGGTGAGCGATGTGGTATCCGGCGAGGTTTGTGCGTATCAGCAGGATATTGATCAGATGTGGGGGTTGGTGTGAGGGGTTGGAGGGGTGAGTAAGAACGGGTCGCTATCTCGAAGGATAGCGACCCGTTTTCTTTTACGCATTTCCCGGGCGACCGATTTCGATGAGGTTGCCATCCGGGTCGTGTACGAAAACATAGCGCGTACCGTCGTGTGGACGCACGCCGGGACCGGAGGCAACGCGCACGCGTTCGCGGTCGAGCGAGGTGATGACGCGATCGAAGTCGGCGACTTCAAAGGCGATGTGGCGTCGCGAGGGACGGGGGTATTCTTCTGCGAGGATCAGGTGGATTTCGATGTCGCCACAGCGATACCAGGCACCAGCAAAGTCGTAATCTGGCCGGGGAATGGGTTGCAGCCCCAGGAGCTTTTCGTAAAATGCCGATGCGCGCTCGAGGTTACCTGTAACCAATGTGATATGGCTGACGCGCGTGATGCCCAGGCCAGCCGATTCCATGCGATTGGCCACCGGATCAATTCTCCATCAATAAGGTTCTCATTTTACGCATGCGCGAGGGATGTTTGAGTGCTGCCAGAGCTTTGTCGCGTATTTGGCGCACGCGCTCTTTGGTCAGGTTGAGGATGTTGCCAATTTGCTCCAGTGTCATTGTTTCACCGCTGTTAATGCCAAAATAGAGGCGTAACACGCGGGCGTCGCGCGGAGCCAATGTGTTGAGCGCGGTGCGTATTTCCTCTGCCATGGAGCTTTCAAGCATGGCCTCTTCAGGGGTTTCCTGATCGTTGTCTGACAACATTTCCAGCAAGCTGGTGTCAGGGCCGTCTTCAAGGGGCATGTCGTATGAGATATGCCACCGCGAAGCGCTGAGGAGGTCTTGCACTTGTTTGGGTTGAAGTTCGGCCTGTGCAGCGATTTCTTCAACACGCGGTTCGCGCCCCAGCGATTGTTTGAGTTCTGAGGATATGCGTTCCAATTTGCTCAGGTGTTTGATTTTGTTGACGGGCAGTCGCACCATGCGGGCTTTTTCTGCCAATGCCGATAAGATGCCCTGCCGAATCCACCAGACTGCATACGTGGTGAATTTGACGCCAACGGTTTCGTCATAGCGGGTGGCTGCGCGGACAAGACCCATGTTGCCTTCGGCGATGAGGTCTTCCAGGAGCAGGCCGCGTCCCTGATATTCTTTGGCTATGGTAATGACGAATCGCAAATTGGATTCGATCATTTTATTGAGACTTTTGCGGTCTCCTTTGCGAATGCGCTTGGCCAGGTCAATTTCTTCTTGTGGTGTGAGCAATTCGCTATAGGCGATGTCTTTGAAATAGAGTTCCAGTGCGGAACTACTGCCTCCATTTGTTCCGTTTGAGGTCCTGTAACTC encodes:
- a CDS encoding glyoxalase; the encoded protein is MANRMESAGLGITRVSHITLVTGNLERASAFYEKLLGLQPIPRPDYDFAGAWYRCGDIEIHLILAEEYPRPSRRHIAFEVADFDRVITSLDRERVRVASGPGVRPHDGTRYVFVHDPDGNLIEIGRPGNA
- a CDS encoding RNA polymerase sigma factor RpoD/SigA, which encodes MSAALMSYRTSNGTNGGSSSALELYFKDIAYSELLTPQEEIDLAKRIRKGDRKSLNKMIESNLRFVITIAKEYQGRGLLLEDLIAEGNMGLVRAATRYDETVGVKFTTYAVWWIRQGILSALAEKARMVRLPVNKIKHLSKLERISSELKQSLGREPRVEEIAAQAELQPKQVQDLLSASRWHISYDMPLEDGPDTSLLEMLSDNDQETPEEAMLESSMAEEIRTALNTLAPRDARVLRLYFGINSGETMTLEQIGNILNLTKERVRQIRDKALAALKHPSRMRKMRTLLMEN